The Lactuca sativa cultivar Salinas chromosome 2, Lsat_Salinas_v11, whole genome shotgun sequence genome includes a window with the following:
- the LOC128132033 gene encoding protein FAR1-RELATED SEQUENCE 8-like, which yields MLVELQVSDRPSETDITEDIDTNTIMDLEKQVADHLFEIQIDEDIDANGYLEATSESEKINDDGVNLGCDEGENNDTCITGKVFDTPNDAYRFYNDYSFLHGFVTRKHWKFKNKSTKEHYRRIYVCNKEGFKQLKGNNSSGKTIKRRREVRTGCKAMIRISKQKDGKWIVDKFNLITFSPTKSIDCLRLLVLSV from the coding sequence ATGTTGGTAGAACTCCAAGTATCAGATCGACCCTCTGAAACAGATATAACCGAAGATATTGACACTAATACCATCATGGATTTAGAAAAACAAGTAGCAGATCATTTGTTTGAAATACAAATAGATGAAGATATTGATGCAAATGGTTATTTGGAAGCAACATCTGAATCCGAGAAAATAAATGATGATGGTGTGAATCTTGGATGTGATGAAGGTGAAAATAATGATACATGTATTACTGGAAAGGTTTTCGATACACCCAACGATGCATATAGATTTTACAATGATTATTCATTTTTACATGGTTTTGTTACACGAAAACATTGGAAATTTAAGAACAAGTCAACAAAGGAGCATTATCGGAGGATATATGTATGCAACAAAGAAGGTTTCAAACAATTGAAAGGTAATAATTCAAGTGGAAAGACAATAAAACGTCGTAGAGAGGTAAGAACTGGATGCAAAGCAATGATTCGCATTTCAAAACAAAAGGATGGGAAATGGATTGTTGACAAGTTTAATTTAATTACATTTTCACCCACTAAATCGATTGATTGCCTCAGATTGTTAGTCTTAAGTGTTTGA